The sequence AGCGGCAAACGACTGCATTCTTCGTTTTTCCGCCATTCGTCAAGATACTTTGAACCAAAAACAGGATATGGCCATTGGGCATGATCGTCAAACCTTCAGCGCCGCGATTGGGCGTCCGTTCGCCAGCAATAGCCGGCAACCCGTTTTTAGGCGAATATTTCTCAAGAATTCTCGCCTGCCGATCCATTTTGACGACAAACGGGCCATATTCATCACTGATCCAGATATTGCCGTCCCGATCACGGGCAATGGCTTCCGTATCCAAACCGTTTTCATCGAAAGGAAGCAGCTTGAGATCACTGGACAGCGCCACTTCCCCGCTGGAACCGGTCTCGCCGGGAGGAACGGGACGGCCGGAAATCGCGTTTCCCGATGGATCCTTAATCGGCATAACCTTTACTACGGCGGCTTTTCCGTCAGCTAAAACCACTTCGCCGATTTCAGGGTGGAAATCAGGAGCCGGGAAGAGCTTGGAAGTGTATTTTTTACCGTTATAGATGACATCCATCCCATCCAAATTCGGCCCTCTGTCCGTGATTGTCAATAAACGCGGCGCTCCCTCTTGCGTATATCCTTCAAAAGAAAGCCCTGAGCCGAAAGCCGCGTTCAGGCCATTGGGAAATATTTTTTTATCGGCTGCGGCGCTGGGGACATAGTACCGTTTATCCATAACCAGCGGATATTTTTGATAGGTAACGATCTGCGCGGCATGAACGCTAAAAAAAGCCGCTGAACCCCCCAGACACAACCCAGCCAAAATCATCATTATTCTTTTCTTTTTCATAAAACACGCCTCCGCTTCACTATATATTGTTTTGCTGCACGCCACACCGTCATCCTCCGCTGAATAAGCGTAAAGCCGGCTTCACCGGCCGGCTTTACCTTGGTTGGGGTTTCGTACTGGGGAGCAACCTGTATGTATCAACTGTAAAACAGAGCCTTATCCATCTGTTCTACAGGGCTAACCATAGCGGTCTTAACCCTGACCGGGGAGATAAGAGGATCACCTCCGAATTAGAAGTAGAGTGGTTTATCCGTCGACTCCTTGGGAGGCTTGTCGTAAATACTAAGACGGGTCAGTTTTTTCAATTTCGCCATCGCTTCAGCAACTTTACCGGTATGTGTCACGTACATCGTCAAGGCCGTCCCTACCGCTGCAGCTATTGCTAATCTTTTCATTCCATGCCCTCCTTTATTTACGTTGTACCTTTACTATACCCGGCGTGCGTATATAAATGATTGAAATATCGTCAATATCTTGTAAAATCATAAAAAAAGAGAAAGTATCCGTTGCGGACGCCTTCTCTTTTTATACTCAGGTAGTTATTTTATTTCAATTAACCGATATTCACGCGTACCGAGGCACATTTTTTCAGCATGCTCCAAAGCGGCTTGCCAGTCCGTTTCCGGCTCGATATCCGTAAAATAATCCCCGTTATGCTCTTTAGTACTCAAAACGCTGTTGGCCATAACCGGCTGCCGATTGACGGCATCGACACAGGCCTGGTCAAGAGCCACCAGATCATAAGACGCAAACATGCCGATGTCAGGAACGATGGGCACGTCATTTTCAGAATGACAGTCACAACACGGCGATATGTCAACGGCCAGACTGATATGGAACGTTTCCCGGCCCCGGACGATAGCCGCCGTATATTCGGCCATTTTCCTGCTCAACACCGTATAGGCTTCATTCCAAACAGGCGCAATGGCGTCGACAGGACAGACGCCGATACACCGCCCGCAGCCGACGCAAATTTCCTCCGTGATGAAAGACTTGCCGTCCGTTACATGCACCGCATCATGCGCGCAGATTTTTTCACACTTATGACAGCCAATACAGTATTCCTGCTGAACATAAGGCTTGCCTGCACTGTGTTGTTCCATTTTACCGGCCCGAGAACCGCCGCCCATGCCCAAATTTTTGATGGCGCCGCCGAAGCCTGCCGCCTCATGCCCCTTGAAATGAGTCAGGGAAATGACGATATCGGCATCCATCAAAGCGCGGCCGATTTTGGCCTCCTTGACATATTCGCCGTCCGGCAGCGGCACCAGCGCCTCGTCCAGCCCTTTCAGGCCGTCGGCAATAATGACCTGGGCGCCTGTCGTGTACGGTGTGAAACCGTTTTTATAGGCCGATTCAATATGATCGACGGCATTTTTCCGACCGCCGACATACAATGTATTGCAATCGGTCAAAAACGGTTTGCCTCCTAAAGACTTGACAATTTGCACAATCTCGGCAGCGTACTGTGGACGAAGAAAGGCCAGATTACCCGGTTCCCCGAAATGCAATTTGATGGCGACAAACTTATTGGTAAAATCTATCTTTTCAATCCCCGCTGCCCGCACCAACCTTCCCAGTTTATGCGCCAGCCCTTCCCCTTCTTTTGTCCTCATCGTAGTAAAAAATACATCTGACATGATTATTCCTCCCCTATACTTGACATACATGACTCCATTCTGACGGAAAAGATGCGCTTTTCCTATACCCGCTATTATCATACCCGATTTACCGAAAAAGGAAAAGCGGCAGATGCGAGAGAATCAAGCGCCATGAATTCCCCCTTTACCGTTTTCGTCCCACCGTAAAAGCGGCTACGAAACATGCAGAAAAGCCGGAAGCGGCAGGCTGAAAGATTACGCCGTCCGCCGTTTCACCAGGCGCCCTATGCCGCGCCGCGCGCCCCCTTCGACGCATCTATCGCCTCGCTACGCCGCAAGGTACAGAATAATTCTTGGCAGCCAATTACTTCATCAAATGCAAAAACGAACTTTCAATTCTCCATTATGAGAATCAAAAGTTCGCATTTGTCTGTCTTGGTGGGCGATAACAGGATCGAACTGCTGACATCCTGCTTGTAAGGCAGGCGCTCTCCCAGCTGAGCTAATCGCCCGTATGGTGACCCCTGCGGGATTTGAACCCACGTTCACGCCGTGAAAGGGCGGTGTCTTAACCACTTGACCAAGGGGCCTTGGCTCCTCAAGTAGGACTCGAACCTACGACAAATCGGTTAACAGCCGATTGCTCTACCAACTGAGCTATTGAGGAATACGGTTCCATTCGTAAGGAACAATACGTATTATAGCAGAGAAGGTATATTTTGGCAAGTATTTATTCAAAAAAAAGCTGCCGTCCGAATCGGACGACAGCTTTTCCCAATCATATGATAAATTTACTGATCTTACATCATACCGGGCATGCCGCCGGGCATACCGCCAGACATACCGGCCGGAGCAGCACCTGCCGGTTCCGGTTTATCGGCAACAAGCGTTTCCGTTGTCAGTACCAAAGCGGCAATAGATGCTGCATTTTGGAGCGCCGAACGAGTAACTTTCGCGGGATCAACGATACCGGCTTTGATCATGTCGACATATTCTTCCGTCAACGCGTTAAATCCTACACCATCTGCAGAAGCTTTCACTTCGGCAACGATAACGGATCCTTCCAGGCCGGCATTAGCGGCGATCTGGCGTACAGGCGCTTCGACAGCGCGTTTAACGAGGTTAATACCAGTCTGTACGTCGCCTTCTTCTTTAAGGGCATCCAACGAAGGAAGAATATCAATAAAGGTCGTACCGCCGCCGGCTACGATACCTTCTTCGACAGCTGCACGCGTCGCATTCAATGCATCTTCCAACCGCAGTTTCTTTTCTTTCAATTCGACTTCCGTAGCGGCGCCGACTTCGATGACGGCTACACCGCCGGACATCTTAGCCAAACGTTCCTGCAACTTTTCTTTATCAAAATCAGAAGTCGTTTCGGCAATCTGCGCTTTGAGCTGTGCAATGCGGTCTTTAATGGCAGAAGCATCACCGTGCCCTTCAACGATCGTCGTTTCATCTTTGGTAACGCGGATCTGACGAGCCGTGCCGAGATCTTCCATGGTAATGCTGTCCAGTTTACGACCTACATCCTCCGTAATAACCGTAGCACCGGTCAAGGTGGCAATATCCTGCAACATGGCTTTGCGACGGTCGCCGAATCCGGGAGCTTTCACGGCAACGGCCTTGAAGGTGCCGCGCAGTTTGTTGACCACTAAGGTAGCCAATGCTTCGCCTTCTACGTCTTCAGCGATGATCAGGAGTTCTTTGCCCGCCTGAACGACTTTTTCCAGAACAGGGAGCATTTCCTGAATGGATGCGATCTTGCGGTCTGTAACCAAAATGTACGGTTCAGACATAACGGCTTCCATCTTATCCGGATCGGTCACCATGTACGGAGAAATATAACCGCGATCAAACTGCATGCCTTCTACAACGGAAAGCTGTGTTCCCATCGTTTTCGATTCTTCAACGGTAATGACGCCGTCTTTGCCGACTTTTTCCATAGCGTCGGCAATCAAGCCGCCGACTTCTTCATCGCCGGCAGAAATGGACGCAACCTGTGCAATAGAAGATTTATCGGATACGGCGATGGAGCGGGATTTAATTTCTTCTACGAGCTTGTTGACAGCTTTTTCGATGCCTCGTTTCAAAATCATCGGATTGGCGCCGGCAGCTACGTTGCGCATCCCTTCCTGAATCATGGCTTGCGCCAGCAAGGTGGCCGTCGTCGTGCCGTCGCCGGCTACATCATTGGTCTTCGTCGCAACTTCTTTGACGAGCTGAGCGCCCATATTTTCAAAGGGATCTTCCAATTCGATATCACGGGCAATCGTGACGCCGTCATTGGTAATAGTCGGTGCGCCGAATTTTTTATCCAATACGACGTTGCGGCCCTTAGGCCCTAAGGTAACTTTAACGGCATTGGCCAAGGCGTCTACACCGTTGCCCAAAGCCCGACGTGCTTCTTCATTAAACAAAATTTGTTTAGCCATTGTTATACACTCTCCTGTTCGGAATATGGAATGAATCAGATAATTGCCAGAATATCACGTTCGCTGACGATGAGATATTCGTTTCCTTCAAACTTCACTTCTGTGCCTGCATATTTAGAGAAAATAATCTTGTCGCCGACAGCCACATCCAAAGGGATACGCTTGCCGTCGTCCTGAACCTTGCCGGCTCCGACAGCCACTACTTCTCCCTGGCTCGGCTTTTCCTTTGCCGTATCAGGCAAATATATACCGCTGGCAGTTTTTTCTTCCTGTTCCAATACGCGAATAACTACGCGGTCTCCTAAAGGTCTAATCATTTTCATATTCCTCCTTAAGTTGTTGATTCTTTTTATTAGCACTCATAATATCCGAGTGCTAATTACACTATATATATTACCCACTAAAGGTGAAAAAGTCAATACCCCTCATTTTTGATTTACTATTTATTTACCTTCCCGTTTTTCCCATTGCGCGATCAGTGCCGCAGCAATTTCTTTTAACGCCTTCCCCGTCTTCATGCTGTATTGCCGCATACGACGATATGCTTCGTCTTCTGTAATATCGTAGGTTTCCATAATCAGCCCTTTGGCCCGTTCAACGAGTTTGCGCTCTTCAATCTCTTCATGCAGGTCGATAATCGCCTTAACCGCTTCCTGTTGACGCCTGAATTGTAAGACGGCGACTTCCATGGCCGGAAAAAGGTTCCGCGGTGTTACCGGTTTGACGAGATATCCGAAAATTCCCGAGTCTTTAGCCTGATCGACTACTTCATGCTGATCGTATGCCGTCAATAATAAGACGGGCGCCAATCCTTCATGAGCAATCATCTTCGCTGCATGAATGCCGTCGAGCTTCGGCATCTTGATATCGAGAAAGACGAGATCCGGCCTTTCCCGACGTACCAGCGCCAAGGCTTCGACGCCGTCTGCCGCCGCTCCGACAACCTGATGACCGGCCTCTTCCAGCATTTCACACAGGTCCAAACGAATAATAGTTTCATCATCGGCGATTACGATCCGATATCCCATCAGCGTTTCTCCCCCTTCTCTTTCGGAAAAGCAATGACAGCCTTGGTACCGTCGCCGACATGAGACGTAATTTCTAACGTGCCGTGCAAATCCTTTTCCACTAAAGTTCGGACTATCGTCAGTCCCAAATGTTTTCGTTCCTGCGCCGTCGCGGCAAAGGCGAAACCGCAGCCCGTGTCACTGACGGTCAAGGTTGCCGTCCCGTCCGAACACAGGATCTGTATCGACAGTTCGCCGACATTACGCTCTTCAAAACCG comes from Megasphaera vaginalis (ex Bordigoni et al. 2020) and encodes:
- a CDS encoding esterase-like activity of phytase family protein — protein: MKKKRIMMILAGLCLGGSAAFFSVHAAQIVTYQKYPLVMDKRYYVPSAAADKKIFPNGLNAAFGSGLSFEGYTQEGAPRLLTITDRGPNLDGMDVIYNGKKYTSKLFPAPDFHPEIGEVVLADGKAAVVKVMPIKDPSGNAISGRPVPPGETGSSGEVALSSDLKLLPFDENGLDTEAIARDRDGNIWISDEYGPFVVKMDRQARILEKYSPKNGLPAIAGERTPNRGAEGLTIMPNGHILFLVQSILTNGGKTKNAVVCRLFDWNPTDCTYKTYAYPLEGTYKKMGDAKLGDAYAIDNHRVLIIEQGKQADKSMMNRVYMVDLSTGTDVTNTKINGKDIEFASREELAPYLPVKTLIADLRRYGWDTEKAEGLTMSYDHKTMFVSNDNDFGIATTVRDAAHKKAKISDYTYDAASGMIYYQDKTGRNVPAHPQIDMEVGPDTPQIWSFTFDRSLDGVHSSARGNKQ
- a CDS encoding DUF362 domain-containing protein, which encodes MIMSDVFFTTMRTKEGEGLAHKLGRLVRAAGIEKIDFTNKFVAIKLHFGEPGNLAFLRPQYAAEIVQIVKSLGGKPFLTDCNTLYVGGRKNAVDHIESAYKNGFTPYTTGAQVIIADGLKGLDEALVPLPDGEYVKEAKIGRALMDADIVISLTHFKGHEAAGFGGAIKNLGMGGGSRAGKMEQHSAGKPYVQQEYCIGCHKCEKICAHDAVHVTDGKSFITEEICVGCGRCIGVCPVDAIAPVWNEAYTVLSRKMAEYTAAIVRGRETFHISLAVDISPCCDCHSENDVPIVPDIGMFASYDLVALDQACVDAVNRQPVMANSVLSTKEHNGDYFTDIEPETDWQAALEHAEKMCLGTREYRLIEIK
- the groL gene encoding chaperonin GroEL (60 kDa chaperone family; promotes refolding of misfolded polypeptides especially under stressful conditions; forms two stacked rings of heptamers to form a barrel-shaped 14mer; ends can be capped by GroES; misfolded proteins enter the barrel where they are refolded when GroES binds) gives rise to the protein MAKQILFNEEARRALGNGVDALANAVKVTLGPKGRNVVLDKKFGAPTITNDGVTIARDIELEDPFENMGAQLVKEVATKTNDVAGDGTTTATLLAQAMIQEGMRNVAAGANPMILKRGIEKAVNKLVEEIKSRSIAVSDKSSIAQVASISAGDEEVGGLIADAMEKVGKDGVITVEESKTMGTQLSVVEGMQFDRGYISPYMVTDPDKMEAVMSEPYILVTDRKIASIQEMLPVLEKVVQAGKELLIIAEDVEGEALATLVVNKLRGTFKAVAVKAPGFGDRRKAMLQDIATLTGATVITEDVGRKLDSITMEDLGTARQIRVTKDETTIVEGHGDASAIKDRIAQLKAQIAETTSDFDKEKLQERLAKMSGGVAVIEVGAATEVELKEKKLRLEDALNATRAAVEEGIVAGGGTTFIDILPSLDALKEEGDVQTGINLVKRAVEAPVRQIAANAGLEGSVIVAEVKASADGVGFNALTEEYVDMIKAGIVDPAKVTRSALQNAASIAALVLTTETLVADKPEPAGAAPAGMSGGMPGGMPGMM
- the groES gene encoding co-chaperone GroES; protein product: MIRPLGDRVVIRVLEQEEKTASGIYLPDTAKEKPSQGEVVAVGAGKVQDDGKRIPLDVAVGDKIIFSKYAGTEVKFEGNEYLIVSERDILAII
- a CDS encoding ANTAR domain-containing response regulator, with protein sequence MGYRIVIADDETIIRLDLCEMLEEAGHQVVGAAADGVEALALVRRERPDLVFLDIKMPKLDGIHAAKMIAHEGLAPVLLLTAYDQHEVVDQAKDSGIFGYLVKPVTPRNLFPAMEVAVLQFRRQQEAVKAIIDLHEEIEERKLVERAKGLIMETYDITEDEAYRRMRQYSMKTGKALKEIAAALIAQWEKREGK